Genomic DNA from Peribacillus simplex:
TGAAGAAGCCAAGAAAGAAGCTTCACTCTTGAAGGACACCTTGATTCGGGAAAAGCAGGAACAAAAGAGACACGTGGATCATAATGAAGATTTCAATCTTGAACCAATAAAGGAAATAATCTATAGCAATGAACAGCAGCAAATGGAAGATGCCCATATTCCGGTCTTACAAGTTGATGAAAGCAAACCGAATTACGAGTCAGCTGAAAAGTATACAACCTACACTGTCGAACAAGAGGAAGAAATTGAGGTGAATGAACCGGATACCCGCATCCCTCCCATGTACCCAATTGGGCAAATGCATGGTACCTATATTTTCGCCCAAAACGAAAAAGGTTTGTACATCATAGACCAACATGCTGCCCAGGAACGGATCAAATACGAATATTTTAAAGAAAAGGTCGGACGCGTTGAAAACGAGCTACAGGATATGCTGGTTCCCATCACCCTTGAATTTTCAACAGACCAATGCATCAGGATAAATGAATATCGTCATGAATTGGAAAAAGTCGGCGTCTATTTAGAAGAGTTTGGCTATAACGCCTATATTGTCCGATCGCATCCACAATGGTTCCCTAAAGGAATTGAACAGGAAATCCTTGAAGAAATGATAGAGCAATTGCTATCGATGAAAAAGGTCGACCTCAAAAAATTGCGTGAAGAAGCAGCCATCATGATGAGCTGTAAAGCGTCAATAAAGGCAAACCGTCATCTGCGCAATGATGAAATCCAAGCACTATTGGACGAACTAAGGCGGACAACCGATCCCTTCACATGCCCACATGGAAGACCTATCATCATCTCTTATTCCATTTATGAAATGGAGAAAATGTTCAAGAGGATCATGTAATGAAAAGCAATGGAGGACCCTAATGTAATAGGGTCCTCCATTGCTTTTTTGATGGTCAAATAGAATATCACCTGTATCAGAAGAACAAGACGCACTGGGGATATTTCAACAACTCCAAGTGCTGTCGGGACAGCTAATAAGTTTGATATTTTACATAATATTTATTCCTAGAGTTGGAAGGGAATACCCCCTAAGAAGTTTGTTTAAAAAAGAAAAACTAAAGTTAATTTTAGGTATATCGTATCTGAAGAACACGTTAAAATGTAAAAACAAAATTCCAGAGTGTTACAAAGAGTCAGGCAGTTAAATTTTATAGAACTGGTTTCAACAACATCTTGAAAAGTGTAGGTTCCTTTAAAGATAAGTTCTGGCCAATCGCAAAATTGAAGTGAATGATCTGTTGTTATATAGGGGAATCAATCAATTTGAAATTTCTTATATTATAAGAAGAAACTCGGTAGAATATATATAAGAAAAGAAAATCTCAGTTGCCAAGTCTATGTTTAATACCCATACACCGCATTGAGTGACCACCATAATGAAAGATGTGGCGAAAGTATATGAGATCGGCTTTTTAAACGGGTCATGTAATGAAAAACAATGGAGAATCCTGATGTAATGGGATTCTCCATTGCTTTTTTTGATTCCGATTTATTAGACGCCATCCATGAAGCGGGGAAAGGACTTGAACAGGGTTATTCAAGTTCCCAACTTTTTCAATAATAATAATATGGAGGGGTGGGCTGGAATGGATAGTTATATGCCGGGGCAGTATACATTTGGTTATCATAGTGATTATTATATTGCGGATATTGCTGCATGTCTTCTTCGGTCGCTCGTTGGCAATTGGCTGGCGGACCGATGAATGTTGAGGGTTGAACCGGTGCAATCGCTTTTTTCCATTGGTTTTCATCCAGGCAATACGTATGTGCCATAATATTTGCAGGTGTCAATTTCAAGATATCCGAACCCAGGATCACCTCAGGTGTCGGTGCATTAAAAATGGCCAGCAGGTGAGTATTATCCGTATTAGCCACTTCATAATGCCACCAACCTTGGGGAACGTTGGCTACTTGGCCAGGTTTAATGGGATAATTTTGTATTTGCTTAGTAAAAGGATTCAGTAATGAAACGGTTGCGGCTCCAGAAATGCAGTACACTAGCTCTGCAGCATTTTGATGATAATGCGGTTCTACGACATTATTTGAACTAAGGTAAATATCTAATAAAGAAACATTTTCGAGAGTGTTCAATTGTTTGATACCTAATATATTAATATAGTTTTGA
This window encodes:
- a CDS encoding cupin domain-containing protein — protein: MVSYMDYTSPSTQYFFDINKSNLMKKDNQNYINILGIKQLNTLENVSLLDIYLSSNNVVEPHYHQNAAELVYCISGAATVSLLNPFTKQIQNYPIKPGQVANVPQGWWHYEVANTDNTHLLAIFNAPTPEVILGSDILKLTPANIMAHTYCLDENQWKKAIAPVQPSTFIGPPANCQRATEEDMQQYPQYNNHYDNQMYTAPAYNYPFQPTPPYYYY